In Desulfonatronospira thiodismutans ASO3-1, the sequence CCTGCCCGGACTGCGGCGGAGACTTAGTCATCAAGAAAGCCCGCACCGGAAGCCGTTTTATCGCCTGCGACAACTATCCCAAGTGCAAGCACAGCGCTCCTTTTTCCACGGGCATTGCCTGTCCTCAGGACGGCTGTACCGGGGAACTCGTGGAAAAGAGCAGCCGCAGGGGCAAGATATTTTACGGCTGCAACAGATATCCCGAATGCGATTATGCTCTGTGGAATCCGCCTGTGGCCAAGGAATGCCCGGAGTGCGGGTCAAAGGTTCTGGTGCAGAAGAACACCAAGACACGCGGGCAGCACCTGGACTGTCCGGTTAAGGGATGCAAGTACTGGGAGGAAATATGATGAGTTACTGGCTTACTCTTGAAACCCTGTCATAAAAAACAAGAAAAATTTTGAACCGCAAAGCCGCTAAGTACGCAAAGTTAAAGACGCGAAGCAGGTCTATTGTCCAAAACCGGGACACGGTTTTGGACAAGGCTGCCTTTTCATTTGCCGCAAGCCCGGCAAATGAAAAAAACCTTACTGCCTTCCTTTGCGACCTTTGCGTCTTGAGTGAGTCTTCGAACGGGCGGTTAAGGAGTCTTTATTTCTTGGGTTGCGGGCACAGCCCGCCTTAGTGGATAACCACGGTGTATTTTTTCAGAAACCCAATGGGGTGGTAGGATTCTTTGGCTTTTTTAAGACCCGGGTCGCCCATATCCTGCTCCCGGTTGACGACTTCAAAGTCCGGGGCCGAATTCTGCAGGAACAGACTGTTCATGGCCTGATACACCCCCTTGTATTTGGGGCAGCCCTTTTCGAAGTGAATAAGCAGGGTGTTGTCCGGCAGGGCCTCGGCCACGGTAAAGGCGGCCATGTCACCGTTGACCATGATCCCGGCCCCGAAAGGCCCCCGGAGTTCTTCCCAGGCGTTGAAGACCCGGACCACGACGTGATTTTCAGCTTCCAGGGTCTGGGATTCCTGGCATTCCTTCCAGAGACACCACTCCGTCTGAAGTCCAAGGGCGAATTCAATGTACTTGCGGTCCAGTGAGACGTAGGTATAGTCGTTGTTTTTTACAAACTGGTTGTACAGGTTCTTTTTTTTGTGCCACTTGTTGCCCTTCAGGGCCTTTAGTTCCGGCACGGAGTAAAGATAGTCCCAGTGTTCCCGGGCCTCATGTATTTCTACGCCTGGCAGGCTTTCCTTCCAGATAAGGGCCAGTTTTTCCGGGACCCGTATAAATCGGGCCGGCCTGGGGAAGCTGTCCAGTATCCTGGGCCAGTCTGCATTCCAGTCGCCCACCGGTGCCCAGAAGCCCTGCTCGGGCTTGTCCTGTCTGATCCAGGCCAGTTCGTGGTCAAAGGCTATTTCCAGGCCGTATTCCTGGGACCAGCCCCAGACATTGGTAAAGCTGTAGTCTGAAACGGGTTGCTGAGTTCGGGCAAGCAGACGGTTGTAACTGTCCTGCAGGGATAAATCTATGGGGTAAAATTGCATCATTGTCCTCAATCTGGTGAAAACAACTTACTTAAAGCAGGTACAAGGCATGGTCAAGGCGGATTTTTTCTGGTAAAATTCTATAATTAAGCAACAACCATTTTCCCGCTGTGCGCCATGCAGGGTTTAGGGTTTGTCAAAAAATTAGTGTTACATAATGCTTGCATAATCTGGGGTTTATCGCTCCTACGCTCTGTCCCGCCAGGGCGGGAGAGCGTAGCCCGACCG encodes:
- a CDS encoding DUF2156 domain-containing protein, producing the protein MMQFYPIDLSLQDSYNRLLARTQQPVSDYSFTNVWGWSQEYGLEIAFDHELAWIRQDKPEQGFWAPVGDWNADWPRILDSFPRPARFIRVPEKLALIWKESLPGVEIHEAREHWDYLYSVPELKALKGNKWHKKKNLYNQFVKNNDYTYVSLDRKYIEFALGLQTEWCLWKECQESQTLEAENHVVVRVFNAWEELRGPFGAGIMVNGDMAAFTVAEALPDNTLLIHFEKGCPKYKGVYQAMNSLFLQNSAPDFEVVNREQDMGDPGLKKAKESYHPIGFLKKYTVVIH